Proteins from a single region of Abyssalbus ytuae:
- a CDS encoding ABC transporter permease, translating to MKPNNIILFAKNFWRNAFKSAIIYVMFVIFVLLTVYAAVSGAKNYEQQNTIRIEHQQKARESWEANPDKHPHRMAHFGTFAFRLKHPLSMFDYGIESFTGNAVFLEAHKQNSVNFSDASFSTGMLRFGELSMAMILQIVLPLIVFFIGFSAIVSERENGSLKILITQGASWKSILLGNSLGLFGVILIFFFPVLLITCAFLFLDKSILNSSHSWIRFVILMFSYLVFLAILSMFTIIVSASSKTSKNALLKLLGIWLVMVVLLPKTSQALGNYFFSTPSKSEFQAAIEKDVSQIGNSHNPDDPYYAKLRDSVLAAHNVERVEDLPFNYGGYVMGVGEKTSSEIYNKHYNRLVNIYQQQNSFSRFTSLLDPFISIKNLSMALSGTDYESYVDFQKQAEKYRYDLAQEMNELQMEYINPEKVSGSEGKLHVVDHEHWEEFPDFAYKFSSIKKSLSRELFAIVSLLMWVFISAILINYLTKKAKAI from the coding sequence ATGAAACCGAACAATATCATTTTGTTTGCCAAAAATTTTTGGCGCAATGCATTCAAATCGGCCATCATCTATGTGATGTTTGTAATTTTTGTTTTGCTAACAGTTTATGCCGCTGTAAGTGGAGCTAAAAATTATGAGCAGCAAAATACCATTCGCATAGAACATCAACAAAAAGCAAGGGAAAGCTGGGAAGCAAACCCTGATAAACATCCACACAGGATGGCTCATTTTGGAACTTTCGCCTTTCGATTAAAACATCCTTTAAGCATGTTTGATTACGGAATTGAAAGCTTTACCGGAAATGCGGTTTTCTTAGAAGCCCACAAACAAAATAGTGTTAATTTTTCCGATGCCAGCTTTTCAACTGGTATGCTACGTTTTGGGGAGTTAAGCATGGCTATGATATTACAAATTGTATTGCCGTTGATTGTATTTTTTATAGGCTTTTCTGCAATAGTTTCAGAACGTGAAAACGGATCTTTAAAAATATTGATAACTCAGGGGGCTTCATGGAAAAGTATATTGTTAGGCAATTCATTGGGTTTGTTTGGTGTAATTTTAATTTTCTTTTTCCCTGTTCTGTTAATTACTTGTGCTTTTCTCTTTTTAGATAAAAGCATTTTAAATAGTTCACATTCCTGGATACGTTTTGTTATTCTTATGTTTTCGTATTTAGTCTTTTTGGCCATTTTATCAATGTTTACCATTATTGTTTCGGCAAGTAGTAAAACCTCTAAAAATGCACTGCTCAAATTATTGGGAATATGGTTGGTAATGGTAGTTTTATTACCTAAAACTTCCCAGGCTCTTGGTAATTATTTTTTCAGTACACCTTCAAAATCAGAGTTTCAGGCAGCCATTGAAAAAGATGTCTCCCAAATTGGAAATAGTCATAATCCTGATGATCCTTATTATGCAAAATTACGCGATTCTGTACTTGCTGCCCATAATGTGGAAAGAGTTGAAGATTTGCCGTTTAATTATGGTGGTTATGTAATGGGTGTAGGAGAAAAAACCAGTTCTGAAATTTACAATAAGCATTACAACAGGTTAGTGAATATCTATCAACAACAAAACAGCTTTAGCAGATTTACATCTTTGCTGGATCCATTTATTTCTATAAAAAATCTTTCTATGGCATTATCAGGAACGGATTATGAAAGTTATGTTGATTTTCAAAAACAGGCTGAAAAATACCGTTATGATTTAGCCCAGGAAATGAATGAATTGCAAATGGAATATATAAACCCGGAAAAGGTTAGTGGCTCTGAAGGCAAACTTCATGTAGTGGACCATGAGCATTGGGAAGAATTTCCGGATTTCGCATATAAGTTCTCATCAATAAAAAAGTCATTGTCAAGAGAATTATTTGCCATAGTATCCTTATTGATGTGGGTATTTATATCTGCTATACTAATAAACTATCTAACAAAAAAAGCAAAAGCAATTTAA